The Saccharopolyspora gregorii genomic interval CGCCGCCGCCTTCTTCGACGTGGACAACACGATGATGATGGGCGCCTCGCTGTTCCACTTCGCCCGCGGCATGGCGGCCCGCAAGTTTTTCACCGCCTCCGACCTCGCCGGGTTCGCGTGGCAGCAGCTGAAGTTCCGCGTCGGCGGCCGGGAGAACGCCGACGACGTGCAGGCCAGCCGGGAGCAGGCGCTGTCGTTCGTCGCCGGGCGCAAGGTCGCCGAGCTCGTGGAGCTCAGCGAGGAGATCTACGACGAGCTGATGTCCGACCGCATCTGGGCGGGCACCCGCGCCCTCGCCCAGATGCACCTCGACGCCGGTCAGCGGGTGTGGCTGGTGACCGCGACCCCGGTGGAGCTGGCGCAGATCATCGCCCGGCGGCTCGGGTTGACCGGTGCGCTGGGCACCGTGGCCGGGCACGTGGACGGCGTCTACACGGGGCGGCTGGTCGGCGAGATGCTGCACGGGCGGGCGAAGGCGCACGCGGTGCGCGCGCTGGCCGCCAGCG includes:
- a CDS encoding HAD family hydrolase, which codes for MDPAEGSFDSAKVAGRASAEAAVAGAEPGGSLTAPPDLTAAAFFDVDNTMMMGASLFHFARGMAARKFFTASDLAGFAWQQLKFRVGGRENADDVQASREQALSFVAGRKVAELVELSEEIYDELMSDRIWAGTRALAQMHLDAGQRVWLVTATPVELAQIIARRLGLTGALGTVAGHVDGVYTGRLVGEMLHGRAKAHAVRALAASEGLDLRRCTAYSDSANDVPMLSAVGTAVAVNPDQRLRDIARSRGWEIRDFRTGRKAARIGAQSMLGASAVAGAIAAGLAYRRRDRS